Proteins encoded by one window of bacterium:
- a CDS encoding HAD family hydrolase — translation MTIELHNFNHTTTAHWQQLPAAAQERLRRLGSEIRGITLDLWGTLLDDHPAPTDTVVFSEQRQQFLLEELRRHGIERTAEQVRAAYQHAWDYFDSLWFQQIAFAAQDGLAAMLRQLEAELPPESHARTVEFFENFNTQPPLLPGVRDGVMQLAQKYPLALISDTAWTPGRVLRRILAGYDLLHCFKVFVFSGEVGHTKPHPEMFQRALSGLRLAPEHCLHLGDLQRTDVAGAKALGMHTAWIYRPIYAGREQDDHAPDLTVSGVAQLAHLLLDQPWDHQSHR, via the coding sequence ATGACCATCGAGCTGCACAATTTCAATCACACCACCACCGCGCACTGGCAGCAGCTTCCGGCTGCGGCGCAGGAACGCTTGCGCCGGCTCGGCAGCGAGATTCGCGGTATCACGCTCGATCTCTGGGGCACCCTTCTCGACGATCATCCGGCGCCGACCGACACCGTCGTGTTCAGCGAGCAGCGCCAGCAATTTCTCCTGGAAGAATTGCGGCGCCACGGCATCGAGAGAACCGCAGAACAGGTGCGCGCGGCGTATCAGCATGCCTGGGACTATTTCGACAGCTTGTGGTTTCAGCAAATCGCCTTCGCCGCCCAGGACGGGCTCGCGGCCATGCTGCGCCAGCTCGAAGCGGAGCTGCCGCCGGAGAGTCACGCCCGCACCGTGGAGTTCTTCGAGAATTTCAACACCCAGCCGCCGTTGCTGCCGGGCGTGCGTGACGGCGTGATGCAGCTTGCGCAAAAATATCCGCTGGCGCTGATCTCCGACACGGCCTGGACGCCCGGCCGGGTGCTGCGCCGCATTCTGGCCGGCTATGATTTGCTGCACTGTTTCAAGGTGTTCGTTTTTTCCGGTGAAGTCGGCCACACCAAGCCGCACCCCGAGATGTTTCAACGCGCGCTCTCTGGGCTGCGGCTCGCGCCCGAGCATTGCCTGCACCTCGGTGATCTGCAGCGCACCGATGTGGCCGGTGCCAAGGCGCTGGGCATGCACACCGCCTGGATTTACCGTCCCATCTACGCCGGCCGGGAACAGGATGATCATGCGCCTGACCTGACCGTTTCCGGCGTGGCGCAGCTTGCGCATCTATTGCTGGACCAACCCTGGGATCATCAATCCCATCGCTGA
- the pruA gene encoding L-glutamate gamma-semialdehyde dehydrogenase, with the protein MIAEFKNTALLSYSEAAHHQAMLQALREVEAQSSRECALFIDGEEVKTGKLKPSHNPCEKTKLVGMFHQAGIKEVDLAMAAALRAFESWQHVDPKERAIVLFKAAEIMRRRRHELSALMVLEAGKNWSEADGDTAEAIDFLEFYGREMLRYSERQPVTTVAGEYNELVYIPLGVGVVIPPWNFPLAILTGMTSAAIVTGNTVLLKPASDTPAIGYRLVEIFREAGLPPGVLNYIPGSGSEIGDYLVAHPQTRFISFTGSKEVGLHIIELAAKLQKGQIWVKRVVAEMGGKDAIIVDDEADLAAAVEAVAASAFGFQGQKCSACSRAIIHSKLYEEFAERLVARTRQITVGPVQDPRNWMGAVINAAAQEKTLQYIAIGKQEGKLICGGEKGPADGYFVQPTIFGEVAPNARLAGEEIFAPVLALIKVRDFDQALEVANASEYGLTGAVFTRNRDKIARAKRDFHCGNLYVNRKCTGALVGGHPFGGFNMSGTDSKAGGRDYLLLFLQAKAIAEKL; encoded by the coding sequence ATGATTGCTGAATTCAAGAATACTGCCCTGCTGAGTTACTCCGAGGCCGCACATCACCAGGCCATGCTGCAAGCGTTGCGCGAGGTGGAAGCACAAAGCTCCCGGGAATGCGCGCTGTTCATCGACGGCGAAGAGGTGAAAACCGGCAAGCTCAAACCTTCCCACAATCCCTGCGAGAAGACGAAGCTGGTCGGCATGTTTCATCAGGCGGGAATCAAGGAAGTGGATCTCGCCATGGCCGCGGCGCTGCGCGCGTTCGAGTCCTGGCAGCACGTCGATCCCAAAGAGCGCGCCATTGTGCTGTTCAAAGCGGCAGAGATCATGCGCCGGCGGCGTCACGAATTGTCGGCCTTGATGGTGTTGGAAGCCGGGAAGAACTGGAGTGAAGCCGACGGCGACACCGCGGAGGCCATCGATTTCCTGGAGTTCTATGGCCGCGAGATGCTGCGCTACTCCGAACGCCAACCGGTGACGACGGTGGCGGGTGAATACAACGAACTGGTCTACATTCCGCTCGGTGTGGGCGTAGTGATTCCGCCGTGGAATTTTCCGCTCGCCATTCTCACCGGCATGACCAGTGCAGCCATCGTCACCGGCAATACTGTTTTGCTGAAGCCTGCCAGCGATACGCCCGCCATCGGCTATCGCTTGGTTGAGATTTTCCGTGAGGCCGGTCTGCCACCCGGAGTGCTGAACTATATTCCGGGCAGCGGCAGCGAGATCGGCGACTATCTCGTGGCGCATCCGCAAACCCGGTTCATTTCATTCACGGGATCGAAAGAGGTGGGATTGCACATCATCGAGCTGGCGGCCAAGCTGCAGAAGGGGCAGATTTGGGTGAAGCGCGTGGTGGCGGAAATGGGTGGCAAAGATGCCATCATCGTCGACGATGAGGCCGATTTGGCCGCGGCGGTGGAAGCTGTGGCAGCGAGCGCCTTTGGGTTCCAAGGACAAAAGTGCAGCGCCTGTTCGCGCGCGATCATTCACAGCAAGTTGTATGAGGAATTCGCCGAGCGGCTGGTGGCGCGCACGCGCCAGATCACCGTTGGCCCGGTGCAGGACCCGCGCAATTGGATGGGCGCCGTCATCAATGCCGCCGCGCAGGAGAAAACGCTGCAGTATATTGCGATCGGCAAGCAGGAAGGCAAGCTGATTTGTGGCGGCGAGAAAGGCCCGGCCGACGGCTATTTCGTCCAGCCGACCATCTTTGGCGAAGTGGCGCCCAATGCGCGCCTTGCTGGTGAAGAGATTTTTGCGCCGGTGTTGGCGCTCATTAAGGTGCGGGACTTCGATCAGGCCCTTGAGGTTGCGAACGCCAGCGAGTACGGTTTGACCGGCGCGGTGTTCACGCGCAACCGCGACAAGATTGCCCGCGCCAAGCGCGATTTTCACTGCGGCAACCTCTACGTGAACCGCAAGTGCACCGGCGCGCTGGTGGGCGGCCATCCCTTCGGCGGTTTCAACATGAGCGGCACCGATTCCAAAGCCGGCGGCCGTGATTATCTGCTGCTGTTCCTGCAGGCCAAGGCGATTGCGGAGAAGCTGTAA
- a CDS encoding phosphoribosylanthranilate isomerase, producing MTMLPVKICGITRMEDALLAVELGAAAVGFVFYPKSSRCMDAETAHRIGQQLPAGIARVGVFVNPDPETLHFTAEVAGLTHIQLHGDESPYLCRHSPLPVIKNMRAAAVAPAGELRNFPAAAFLVDGSKPGELGSVSGRSDWEFCAKLRESKFTVLAGGLSADNIAAAVRLAQPDAIDLSSSVESRSGVKDSAKLRHFFAAVRKLEYSDSRLPKGFLSLT from the coding sequence ATGACTATGCTTCCCGTAAAGATTTGTGGGATCACCCGGATGGAAGATGCCCTGCTCGCGGTCGAGCTGGGAGCCGCCGCCGTCGGATTCGTCTTCTATCCCAAAAGCTCGCGCTGTATGGATGCCGAAACGGCGCATCGCATCGGCCAGCAATTGCCCGCCGGCATTGCGCGCGTGGGGGTGTTCGTCAATCCGGATCCGGAGACGCTGCACTTCACCGCGGAAGTCGCCGGGCTGACCCACATTCAACTGCACGGTGACGAAAGCCCGTATTTGTGCCGGCACTCGCCGTTGCCGGTGATCAAGAACATGCGCGCGGCCGCGGTCGCGCCCGCCGGCGAATTGCGCAACTTTCCAGCGGCGGCTTTTCTGGTGGATGGCAGCAAGCCCGGCGAGTTGGGCAGTGTGAGCGGCAGGAGCGATTGGGAGTTTTGCGCCAAACTGCGCGAGAGCAAGTTTACCGTGCTGGCGGGCGGCCTCTCGGCAGACAACATTGCGGCCGCGGTTCGCTTGGCGCAGCCCGATGCCATCGATCTCTCCAGTTCGGTGGAAAGCCGTTCGGGCGTCAAGGATTCGGCCAAGCTGCGGCATTTTTTCGCCGCGGTCCGCAAGCTCGAATACTCAGACAGCCGCCTGCCCAAGGGGTTCCTCTCGCTTACCTGA
- a CDS encoding MarR family transcriptional regulator has protein sequence MKTESNLEQQVERLQRVTQELLRKYQMRDRNEISCCGVTVSQCYALDALSENGELTMVQLAKHLFLDKSTATRVIDPLVQRGLVERQSSSRDRREIIVRLTATGAKLQQRIRAELHTSQRQIMERLPVDKREQILESLELLSLAVHDWLATCCCPEKVEQPLNLQRLNPKGRNHA, from the coding sequence ATGAAAACTGAATCCAACCTGGAACAACAAGTCGAGCGCCTGCAGCGCGTCACCCAGGAGTTGCTGCGCAAATACCAAATGCGCGACCGCAACGAGATCTCCTGCTGCGGGGTTACGGTTTCGCAATGCTACGCCCTCGACGCCCTCAGCGAGAACGGCGAGCTGACCATGGTGCAGCTCGCGAAGCACCTGTTCCTCGACAAAAGCACTGCCACGCGCGTGATTGATCCGCTGGTGCAGCGTGGCCTGGTCGAGCGGCAGAGCAGCAGCCGCGACCGGCGCGAGATCATTGTGCGGTTGACCGCGACCGGTGCCAAGCTGCAGCAGCGCATCCGCGCGGAATTGCACACGAGCCAGCGCCAAATCATGGAGCGCCTGCCCGTGGACAAACGCGAACAAATTTTGGAAAGTCTGGAATTACTGTCCCTCGCCGTGCACGACTGGCTGGCCACCTGTTGCTGCCCGGAGAAGGTCGAACAACCACTAAACCTGCAACGACTCAACCCAAAAGGAAGAAACCATGCCTGA
- a CDS encoding HAD-IA family hydrolase: protein MPSPSFQPALLVFDLDGTLVDTRQDLANAVNHALHSLGREPLPLSQLTAYVGDGARTLMQRALAIGSAAEVEAGLRSFRAFYADHLLDHSRLYPGVRETLHHFAGRKKALLSNKPQEFVDAIMQRLQLADHFDLIIGGHPSRQLKPDPQPLQFILEHLNTPTAGALIIGDGENDLLAGHAAGIATCAALYGYRPAAMLLALRPDYTVQALPELIHLIT from the coding sequence TTGCCAAGCCCATCATTTCAACCTGCGCTGCTCGTTTTCGATCTCGACGGCACCCTGGTCGATACCCGCCAGGATTTGGCCAATGCTGTGAATCATGCCTTACATTCCCTGGGACGCGAACCCCTGCCGCTCTCACAGTTGACCGCCTACGTGGGCGACGGCGCCCGCACGTTGATGCAGCGCGCCCTGGCCATCGGCAGCGCCGCGGAAGTGGAAGCCGGCCTGCGCAGCTTTCGCGCGTTCTATGCCGATCATCTCCTCGATCATTCGCGCTTGTATCCCGGCGTGAGGGAGACCCTGCACCATTTTGCCGGCAGGAAAAAAGCCCTGCTCTCCAACAAACCGCAGGAATTCGTGGACGCCATAATGCAGCGGCTGCAGCTTGCTGACCATTTTGACCTGATCATCGGCGGCCATCCCTCCCGCCAGCTCAAACCCGATCCCCAACCGCTGCAGTTCATCCTGGAGCATCTCAACACACCCACCGCAGGCGCGCTCATCATCGGTGACGGCGAGAATGATCTGCTCGCCGGCCATGCCGCCGGCATCGCCACGTGCGCCGCACTCTACGGCTACCGGCCAGCCGCGATGCTGCTCGCGCTGCGGCCGGATTACACCGTGCAGGCGCTGCCCGAGCTGATCCATCTCATCACCTGA
- a CDS encoding SDR family oxidoreductase, producing the protein MNLGLQHKVAIVTGGSRGLGKGIALALAQEGCHLAICARNNEALQHAAEEIRSRHVTVLPLALDLSRADQVTPLVEETLQQFGRIDILINNVGGNRRGEFAATTDQDWQDIIDLNLLAQVRLSRAVVPHMRRQGGGAIIFISSIFGRESGGRGLSIYNTTKSAVISLAKIMAVELAPHNIRVNSVAPGSIRFPGGSWDKRCQQDPQGMAEFVQREMPLGRFGTVEEVADVVTFLVSERASLVTGACLNVDGCQSRSLI; encoded by the coding sequence ATGAATTTGGGCTTACAGCACAAAGTGGCGATCGTCACCGGCGGCAGCCGCGGCTTGGGCAAGGGCATTGCGCTGGCGCTGGCGCAGGAAGGCTGCCACCTGGCCATTTGCGCGCGCAACAATGAAGCACTGCAACATGCTGCCGAAGAGATACGCTCACGCCACGTCACGGTTTTGCCTCTGGCGCTGGATTTGTCGCGCGCCGACCAGGTGACACCGTTGGTGGAGGAAACCCTGCAGCAGTTTGGGCGCATCGATATCCTGATCAACAACGTCGGCGGCAACCGCCGCGGCGAATTCGCGGCCACGACCGATCAGGATTGGCAGGACATCATCGACTTGAATCTGCTGGCGCAGGTTCGCCTCAGCCGGGCCGTGGTGCCGCACATGCGCCGGCAGGGCGGTGGCGCCATCATTTTCATCTCCTCGATTTTCGGCCGCGAATCCGGCGGCCGGGGCTTGTCGATCTACAACACCACGAAATCCGCGGTGATCAGCCTGGCCAAGATCATGGCGGTCGAGCTTGCGCCCCACAACATTCGCGTCAACAGCGTGGCGCCCGGCTCGATTCGCTTTCCGGGCGGCAGTTGGGACAAACGCTGCCAGCAGGATCCGCAGGGCATGGCGGAGTTCGTGCAACGCGAAATGCCATTGGGAAGATTTGGAACGGTGGAGGAAGTCGCCGATGTCGTGACGTTCCTGGTCTCCGAGCGCGCCAGCCTGGTCACCGGTGCCTGCTTGAATGTCGATGGCTGCCAATCACGTTCTTTGATCTAG
- the thrB gene encoding homoserine kinase: protein MATTIQLQVNGSTSNLGAGFDTLGLAVELPLRVICHIEGGRSGVLSAGGEGAEEIAAARDNLILRAFAFACRRRQQPVPPLALEIDNHIPLRRGLGSSGAAIVAGLLAAEAYFGNPLAPSGILDLACELEGHPENASAALLGGMTVNGVEQGRVVCARFAPPPGWVAACFVPAREVTTEAARRVLPVAVPRQEAVANLQSVALMVAAFAQHKPELLRLAARDTLHQPYRRPLIPAFEEITGAALQAGAFCSFLSGSGSTMLALCDGGIAPRVTAAMAGAALAQQVPGRPLLLALAANGAVAKIT from the coding sequence ATGGCGACAACCATTCAACTGCAGGTCAATGGCTCGACCTCCAACCTGGGCGCGGGCTTTGACACGCTCGGCCTCGCGGTCGAGTTGCCCTTGCGCGTGATTTGCCATATCGAGGGCGGCCGCAGCGGCGTGTTGTCTGCCGGCGGTGAAGGCGCGGAAGAAATCGCCGCAGCGCGGGACAATCTCATCCTGCGTGCGTTTGCTTTCGCCTGCCGGAGACGGCAGCAGCCGGTACCGCCGCTCGCGCTCGAAATCGACAATCACATCCCGTTGCGCCGCGGCTTGGGCAGCAGCGGCGCTGCGATTGTAGCGGGTTTGCTGGCTGCCGAGGCCTATTTCGGCAATCCGCTCGCGCCTTCCGGCATTCTGGATCTCGCCTGCGAGTTGGAAGGCCATCCCGAGAATGCTTCGGCGGCACTGCTCGGCGGGATGACGGTGAATGGCGTCGAGCAGGGCCGGGTGGTGTGCGCGCGCTTCGCGCCGCCGCCGGGCTGGGTTGCCGCCTGCTTCGTGCCGGCGCGCGAGGTAACAACGGAAGCCGCACGGCGTGTGCTGCCGGTCGCCGTGCCGCGTCAGGAGGCTGTTGCCAATTTGCAGAGCGTTGCGCTCATGGTCGCTGCCTTTGCGCAACACAAGCCGGAGTTGCTGCGCCTCGCGGCGCGCGACACATTGCACCAGCCCTATCGCCGGCCGCTCATTCCCGCGTTTGAAGAAATCACCGGCGCAGCGCTGCAGGCTGGCGCATTTTGCAGTTTCCTGAGCGGCTCCGGCTCGACCATGCTGGCGCTCTGCGATGGCGGCATCGCGCCCCGGGTCACGGCAGCCATGGCCGGCGCCGCGCTGGCGCAGCAGGTGCCGGGCCGGCCGTTACTGCTTGCGCTCGCGGCAAACGGCGCCGTGGCCAAGATCACGTAG
- the arsM gene encoding arsenite methyltransferase: protein MPDTTTTRKLKLAPAAGGCCGSTPQQSQPAQTDVKTLVKDYYAKAVTGQRSGCCSKGQAGSLTIPRLAGYREDVLTTLPAEAAEKSFGCGDPLAFAEVKSGETVLDIGSGAGIDCFIAAQKVGPTGKVIGLDMTPAMLEAARRNAAEGGYTNVEFRQGEAENMPVADNSVDWVISNCVINLSPEKPRVFSEIQRVLKPGGRVAISDIVAEALPDFIKNDNESYCGCVGGAIPTADYLRLLTQAGLAEVRVDARLDYDEAMIRGLVLGDDQLNARYGSLVASHPQLLQQIRLASVKVVGRKPLPHEQPAVTVRVATAGDHDAIAGLLAVSGLPENGLPEALANAVVAEHNGHLIGVFAMERFGSDGLLRSFAVAPAWRGRGIGKMLWQTLLTQAQQAGVRDFYLLTTTIADLAARAGFELILREQVPAAVRRSSEFELSACATATCMRLRTAA, encoded by the coding sequence ATGCCTGATACAACGACAACACGCAAACTCAAGTTGGCACCGGCCGCCGGCGGATGCTGTGGCAGCACGCCCCAGCAGAGCCAGCCGGCACAAACCGACGTCAAGACGCTGGTGAAGGATTACTATGCCAAGGCCGTAACCGGCCAGCGCAGCGGCTGCTGCAGCAAAGGGCAAGCGGGCAGCCTGACGATTCCGCGGCTGGCAGGCTATCGCGAGGACGTACTCACCACGCTGCCCGCCGAGGCGGCCGAAAAAAGCTTCGGATGCGGCGATCCCCTCGCTTTCGCCGAAGTCAAATCCGGCGAAACCGTGCTCGACATCGGCTCAGGCGCCGGCATCGATTGCTTCATCGCCGCGCAGAAAGTGGGGCCGACCGGCAAGGTGATCGGTCTCGACATGACGCCGGCGATGCTGGAGGCTGCACGCCGCAACGCCGCAGAAGGCGGTTACACCAATGTTGAATTCCGCCAGGGCGAAGCCGAGAACATGCCGGTGGCCGACAACAGCGTCGATTGGGTCATCTCCAATTGCGTCATCAATCTCTCGCCCGAAAAACCCAGAGTCTTCTCCGAAATCCAGCGGGTGCTCAAACCCGGCGGCCGCGTCGCCATCAGCGATATTGTGGCGGAAGCGCTGCCCGACTTCATCAAGAACGACAACGAATCCTACTGCGGCTGCGTCGGCGGTGCCATCCCCACCGCGGATTACCTGCGGTTGCTGACCCAGGCGGGGCTGGCCGAGGTTCGCGTCGACGCGCGGCTGGACTATGATGAAGCCATGATTCGCGGCCTGGTGTTGGGCGATGATCAGCTCAACGCCAGGTACGGCAGCCTCGTTGCATCGCATCCACAGTTGCTCCAGCAAATCAGACTGGCGAGCGTCAAGGTCGTAGGCCGCAAGCCGCTGCCTCATGAGCAACCGGCGGTAACGGTGCGCGTTGCCACGGCCGGAGATCATGACGCCATTGCCGGACTTTTGGCTGTGAGCGGATTGCCAGAAAATGGTTTGCCGGAAGCGCTGGCCAACGCCGTGGTGGCCGAGCACAACGGCCACCTCATCGGCGTGTTTGCGATGGAACGCTTCGGTAGCGATGGTTTGCTGCGTTCCTTTGCGGTGGCGCCGGCATGGCGCGGCAGAGGGATCGGGAAGATGCTCTGGCAGACACTGCTCACCCAGGCACAACAAGCCGGGGTCAGGGATTTCTATCTGCTCACCACAACCATTGCCGACCTGGCGGCGCGGGCGGGCTTCGAGCTGATCTTACGCGAGCAAGTGCCGGCAGCCGTGCGCCGTTCGTCGGAATTCGAGCTGAGCGCCTGTGCCACGGCAACTTGCATGCGGCTGCGAACCGCGGCGTAG
- a CDS encoding alpha/beta fold hydrolase yields the protein MKLAFREYGRGEKTLVILHGLLGSAQNWQRVAKELGEKYRVLAVDQRNHGESPHHSDHSFAALREDVKDFFDQRGLPQAYLLGHSMGGVAAMEFAFHYPERLRGLLIEDIAPRPYHSSAAGILEALSALRLEGVTARQEIEAALAPRIPNPVIRQFVLTNLVRTDDNTLAWRVNLATLQAFQREMASYAASPHARFSGETLFLGGATSEYHLDHEQALLLSHFPNSQLVMIPGAGHWIHFEAREAFTAAVRQFLESGLVAFQGDTP from the coding sequence ATGAAACTCGCCTTTCGCGAGTATGGCCGCGGCGAAAAGACCCTCGTCATTCTGCATGGCCTGCTGGGCTCCGCGCAGAATTGGCAGCGCGTGGCCAAAGAGCTGGGTGAAAAATACCGCGTGCTGGCGGTGGATCAGCGCAATCACGGCGAATCACCGCACCATTCCGATCACAGCTTTGCGGCGTTGCGAGAAGACGTCAAGGATTTTTTCGATCAGCGGGGATTGCCGCAGGCATATCTCTTGGGGCATTCCATGGGAGGGGTGGCGGCGATGGAGTTCGCCTTTCATTATCCTGAGCGCCTGCGGGGATTGCTCATCGAGGATATTGCGCCGCGGCCTTATCACAGCTCTGCGGCCGGCATTTTGGAAGCGCTGTCAGCGCTGCGGCTGGAGGGCGTCACTGCTCGCCAGGAAATCGAGGCGGCGCTCGCCCCGCGCATTCCCAATCCGGTCATCCGCCAGTTTGTGTTGACCAACCTCGTGCGCACCGACGACAACACGTTGGCGTGGCGCGTCAATCTCGCCACACTGCAGGCCTTTCAGCGGGAGATGGCTTCTTATGCCGCTTCGCCGCATGCGCGTTTCTCCGGCGAAACCCTGTTTCTCGGCGGCGCCACTTCCGAGTATCATCTCGATCACGAACAGGCCCTCCTGCTTTCCCACTTTCCCAACAGCCAGTTGGTCATGATTCCCGGCGCCGGCCATTGGATTCACTTCGAAGCGCGCGAGGCGTTCACCGCAGCGGTGCGGCAATTTCTGGAATCCGGCCTGGTGGCTTTTCAGGGCGACACGCCTTGA
- a CDS encoding CsgG/HfaB family protein, with translation MLPRHAFMIPKLLLSLLFMLLMVSLTAADEVWHKSYENGKQAIERGDWSSAASYFAAALAQKSKDTNKIRAYGTVFIQYYPNRELGICYYHLGDLERARQYLELSISQSSSPRAQEYLNKIRDGIGPQATAPPPAQPGPAKSVAKPAPTPGPEPAAAIVGDRLSIAILPFETKGIGSELGEIDLLDKITTVFFNLHRFKVIERAQLEKILSEQQLGMTGVIDVSTAAQIGKGIGVDAVVCGSIARTGNAASIDARLIDTETAAIITAQDAFANGLNLQALTQMIQEAAQKMKRDLPLVTGYVIKTEPERLTLDLGRSLGVRKGMKCHVYREGAPIVHPVTNEVIGKAIDELCEAQITDVFDAYSLATVIKAKGGVVKMSDRVVTK, from the coding sequence ATGTTGCCACGTCACGCCTTTATGATCCCCAAACTCCTTCTCTCCCTGCTCTTCATGCTGCTCATGGTGTCCCTGACCGCGGCAGATGAAGTTTGGCACAAATCTTATGAAAACGGCAAGCAGGCCATCGAACGGGGAGACTGGTCCAGCGCCGCTTCCTACTTTGCGGCGGCACTGGCGCAAAAAAGCAAAGACACCAACAAGATCCGCGCCTATGGCACGGTATTCATTCAGTATTACCCCAATCGTGAGTTGGGCATTTGCTATTATCATCTCGGCGATCTCGAACGCGCCCGTCAATACCTCGAGCTCTCAATCAGCCAGTCGTCTTCGCCGCGCGCGCAGGAATATCTCAACAAAATCAGGGATGGCATCGGCCCGCAGGCCACTGCGCCGCCGCCGGCCCAACCCGGGCCCGCCAAATCCGTCGCCAAGCCCGCGCCCACGCCTGGTCCTGAACCGGCTGCCGCCATCGTGGGTGATCGCTTGAGCATTGCGATTTTGCCGTTTGAAACCAAAGGCATCGGCAGCGAGCTGGGCGAGATCGATCTACTCGACAAGATCACCACGGTCTTTTTCAATTTGCATCGCTTCAAAGTCATCGAGCGCGCGCAACTGGAGAAAATCCTGTCGGAGCAGCAACTGGGCATGACCGGCGTGATTGATGTCTCCACCGCCGCGCAAATCGGCAAGGGCATTGGCGTCGATGCCGTGGTGTGCGGCAGCATTGCCCGCACCGGCAATGCCGCCAGCATCGATGCCCGCTTGATTGACACCGAAACCGCGGCCATCATCACCGCGCAAGATGCCTTTGCCAATGGCCTCAACTTGCAGGCGCTCACGCAGATGATCCAGGAAGCCGCCCAGAAAATGAAACGGGATCTGCCGCTGGTCACCGGTTATGTCATCAAGACCGAGCCGGAGCGGCTAACGCTTGACCTCGGCCGCAGCCTCGGTGTGCGCAAAGGCATGAAATGCCACGTCTACCGCGAAGGTGCGCCGATTGTCCATCCCGTCACCAACGAGGTGATCGGCAAAGCCATCGACGAGTTGTGTGAAGCGCAGATCACCGATGTTTTCGACGCTTACTCGCTGGCAACGGTCATCAAGGCGAAGGGCGGCGTGGTGAAAATGAGTGATCGCGTGGTGACGAAATAG
- a CDS encoding porin family protein, translated as MMKLTTASGLLLILAIVLPASAAQAQTRFGLRGGFYLDHDALFVGAQLTHPVAPRWRAMPNFELVLVERGSLFSINGDFCHRFPASHSPRWYAGGGLGISHRSYRDFNDTDIGLSGIFGAEFGRGETLPFAFIKLLLFADSELVIGGGVTF; from the coding sequence ATGATGAAGCTCACCACTGCCAGTGGCCTGCTGCTCATTTTGGCGATCGTTTTGCCGGCCAGTGCAGCACAAGCCCAGACCCGTTTCGGCTTGCGCGGGGGATTCTATCTCGATCATGACGCGTTGTTTGTGGGCGCACAACTCACCCACCCGGTGGCGCCGCGCTGGCGCGCCATGCCCAATTTCGAACTGGTTTTAGTGGAACGCGGCTCGCTGTTTTCCATCAATGGTGATTTCTGCCATCGCTTTCCCGCGAGCCACAGCCCGCGCTGGTATGCCGGTGGCGGCCTCGGCATCAGTCACCGTTCGTATCGCGATTTCAACGACACGGACATCGGTTTGAGCGGCATCTTTGGAGCCGAGTTCGGCCGCGGCGAAACCCTGCCGTTTGCATTCATCAAGCTGCTGCTGTTCGCCGACAGCGAGTTGGTGATCGGCGGCGGCGTCACCTTTTAA
- a CDS encoding prolipoprotein diacylglyceryl transferase, translating into MYPDLFSLGPITIHSFGLMAMLGFLVGTLLMRGEFRHLGLDPDLAVTIATAALIGGFVGARIYYMIEHWHEFAVPLGDVFWRGGLSWYGGLLGVMLPWAWRLAAIKTRKSTAPPFSKPAVFLSLLMGYLGARLPIVVHYWRNVDESFATVFNGAGLVWYGGLFGGAAAVMWTIQHFKMPFWPTVDVVAVQLLVGQSFGRMGCFLSADGDYGPPSDVPWAMAFPHGVVPTTERVHPTPLYDIVLLLTAFTLIWKVRRRGFVPGTLSGFYLIAAGSERFITEFWRRTPKIAFGWMTLAQIISLAMILAGAVLVLLMRRQKPKP; encoded by the coding sequence ATGTATCCTGATCTCTTCAGTCTCGGCCCAATTACGATTCACAGCTTCGGCTTGATGGCGATGCTCGGCTTTTTGGTGGGCACGCTGCTGATGCGCGGCGAATTCCGCCATCTCGGCCTCGATCCCGACCTGGCCGTGACGATCGCCACCGCGGCGTTGATCGGCGGATTTGTGGGCGCGCGGATCTACTACATGATCGAGCATTGGCATGAATTCGCCGTCCCCTTGGGCGATGTCTTTTGGCGCGGTGGCTTGAGCTGGTACGGTGGCCTGCTCGGCGTGATGCTGCCGTGGGCCTGGCGGCTGGCGGCAATCAAAACAAGAAAAAGCACGGCGCCGCCGTTCAGCAAACCTGCGGTGTTTCTCTCGCTGCTCATGGGCTATCTCGGCGCGCGATTGCCGATCGTGGTTCACTATTGGCGCAATGTGGATGAGTCATTTGCGACCGTTTTCAACGGCGCGGGGCTGGTGTGGTATGGCGGTTTGTTCGGCGGTGCCGCAGCGGTGATGTGGACAATCCAGCATTTCAAAATGCCGTTTTGGCCGACGGTCGATGTGGTGGCCGTGCAACTGCTCGTCGGTCAGAGTTTCGGCCGCATGGGTTGCTTTCTCTCCGCCGACGGTGATTACGGCCCGCCTTCGGACGTGCCCTGGGCCATGGCTTTTCCGCACGGCGTGGTGCCAACCACCGAACGCGTGCATCCGACTCCGCTTTATGACATCGTGTTGTTGCTGACGGCGTTCACCCTCATCTGGAAAGTCCGGCGCAGGGGATTTGTGCCCGGAACATTGTCGGGCTTCTACCTCATTGCCGCGGGCAGCGAGCGTTTCATTACGGAATTTTGGCGGCGCACGCCCAAGATCGCCTTTGGTTGGATGACGCTCGCGCAGATCATCAGCCTGGCGATGATTCTCGCCGGCGCGGTTTTGGTTTTACTCATGCGCCGGCAAAAGCCGAAGCCTTGA